One Halobaculum sp. CBA1158 DNA segment encodes these proteins:
- a CDS encoding FAD-binding protein has translation MYEHDVIVVGAGGAGLRAAIAAQEEGADVAIVSKLHPVRSHTGAAEGGINAALREGDSWEDHAYDTMKGSDYLGDAPAIETLCKDSPKEVIQLEHWGMAFSREEDGRVSQRPFGGLSFPRTTYAGAETGHQLLHTMYEQLVKRGVTVYDEWYVSDLAVTDEERPEDRTCHGVVAYDIQTGELSGFRAKEGVILATGGLGQVFDHTTNAVANTGDGVAMAYRAGVPIEDMEFIQFHPTSLPSTGVLISEGVRGEGGILYNAEGERFMYEYGYASNDGELASRDVVARAELNEVGEGRGIDDEYVHLDMRHLGDERIVDRLENILHLAKDFEGVDGLEEPMPVKPGQHYAMGGIETDENGETCIGGLYAAGECACASVHGSNRLGGNALPELIVFGKRAGAHAAGKDLGTAEIETGQRGEYEPGEIDTPVRPGEVEPAGGEGDAVADGGVAAETGSGDGLDIVERAVTRERERVQSLMEKDDGVQHAEIRSDVQETMTEHVNVFREEDGLKQALEDIAEARERYQNVFVKDPSRTFNTDLIQTIETRNILDLAEAITLGALARDEFRGAHWRAEHQERKDDEWLKHTMLSWNDGSPEIWYKPVILEGEDKEYEPKIRSY, from the coding sequence ATGTACGAACACGACGTCATCGTGGTCGGCGCAGGCGGCGCGGGACTCCGCGCGGCCATCGCCGCCCAAGAGGAAGGCGCGGACGTGGCGATCGTCTCGAAGCTCCACCCGGTGCGCAGCCACACCGGGGCCGCGGAGGGCGGCATCAACGCGGCCCTGCGCGAGGGGGACTCGTGGGAGGACCACGCATACGACACGATGAAGGGGTCGGACTACCTCGGCGACGCCCCCGCCATCGAGACGCTCTGCAAGGACTCGCCGAAGGAGGTCATCCAGCTCGAACACTGGGGGATGGCGTTCTCCCGCGAGGAGGACGGCCGCGTCTCTCAGCGCCCGTTCGGCGGGCTCTCGTTCCCGCGGACCACCTACGCGGGCGCGGAGACGGGCCACCAGCTGCTCCACACGATGTACGAGCAGCTCGTCAAGCGCGGCGTCACCGTCTACGACGAGTGGTACGTCTCGGACCTGGCGGTTACTGACGAGGAGCGTCCCGAGGACCGCACCTGCCACGGCGTCGTCGCCTACGACATTCAGACCGGCGAGCTGTCCGGCTTCCGGGCGAAGGAGGGCGTCATCCTCGCGACCGGCGGCCTCGGACAGGTGTTCGATCACACCACCAACGCCGTCGCCAACACCGGCGACGGGGTGGCGATGGCCTACCGCGCGGGCGTCCCGATCGAGGACATGGAGTTCATCCAGTTCCACCCGACGAGCCTGCCCAGCACGGGCGTGCTCATCTCCGAGGGCGTCCGCGGCGAGGGCGGGATCCTCTACAACGCCGAGGGCGAGCGGTTCATGTACGAGTACGGCTACGCGAGCAACGACGGGGAGCTCGCCTCCCGCGACGTCGTCGCCCGCGCGGAGCTGAACGAGGTGGGCGAGGGACGCGGCATCGACGACGAGTACGTCCACCTCGACATGCGCCACCTCGGCGACGAACGCATCGTCGACCGGCTGGAGAACATCCTCCACCTCGCCAAGGACTTCGAGGGCGTCGACGGCCTGGAGGAGCCGATGCCGGTCAAGCCCGGCCAGCACTACGCGATGGGCGGGATCGAGACCGACGAGAACGGCGAGACGTGTATCGGCGGGCTGTACGCCGCCGGCGAGTGCGCCTGCGCCTCGGTGCACGGATCGAACCGCCTCGGCGGCAACGCGCTCCCGGAGCTCATCGTCTTCGGCAAGCGCGCCGGCGCACACGCCGCCGGCAAGGACCTCGGCACCGCCGAGATCGAGACCGGCCAGCGCGGCGAGTACGAACCCGGCGAGATCGACACTCCCGTCCGGCCCGGCGAGGTCGAACCCGCCGGCGGCGAGGGCGACGCGGTCGCCGACGGCGGGGTGGCCGCCGAGACCGGCTCCGGCGACGGGCTCGACATCGTCGAGCGCGCCGTCACCCGCGAACGCGAGCGCGTGCAGTCGCTCATGGAGAAGGACGACGGCGTCCAGCACGCCGAGATCCGCTCGGACGTACAGGAGACGATGACCGAGCACGTGAACGTATTCCGCGAGGAGGATGGCCTCAAGCAGGCGCTCGAGGACATCGCGGAGGCGCGTGAGCGGTATCAGAACGTGTTCGTGAAGGACCCCTCGCGCACCTTCAACACGGACCTCATCCAGACGATCGAGACGCGCAACATCCTCGACCTGGCGGAGGCGATCACCCTGGGCGCGCTCGCGCGCGACGAGTTCCGCGGTGCCCACTGGCGCGCGGAGCACCAGGAGCGCAAGGACGACGAGTGGCTCAAACACACGATGCTGTCGTGGAACGACGGCTCGCCCGAGATCTGGTACAAGCCGGTCATCCTCGAGGGCGAGGACAAGGAGTACGAGCCGAAGATCCGCTCGTACTGA
- a CDS encoding branched-chain amino acid ABC transporter permease — MSVVADGDREVPGWTPYREWFRDRWAEGGAVAWGTALGHLLVGAVVFALVAGFDLGTLPLGGSLIWFLYLTITVGVLYAATAPPAEPYVTWLEDRWMDSDTDKLLIVLGHVVVVFFVFAVALGLPFNGLMGALASVFFFTAVYAMMVLALNLHWGYAGVFNIGVAGFMAVGVYVMAILSSPTEGGAASVPGLGLPLPIGIAGGVLAAALVGLVAALPALRLRADYFAIVTVALSEIIRLTLNSRALQEFSVPWVSLEGGVSLTSRVTGTGGATGITMPGNPLRLLFYDGFGAGAEPALLGSVLFPLFEGLRIELIPPGSSWLGIVPLPAFTLDLAIQPSVISNWAYVVVLTGFVALFYVLLARTGNSPFGRVLKAIREDEIVAQSLGKDTRRFKIVAFMVGCGLMGLGGILWQGSQGFTNPGAFRPIITFYIWVALIIGGAGSNTGSVLGGALFAGAIWEGPVYVRRVVTNYVEFGDTPSTFPGAVAPFVEGEVLPFLAFLLDNVSALRFILVGVILVLLMQTRPEGLLGHRKEEAAAISLGRPSAGDDAATDGGEQ; from the coding sequence GTGAGCGTCGTCGCCGACGGCGACCGCGAGGTCCCCGGCTGGACGCCGTACCGCGAGTGGTTCCGCGACCGGTGGGCCGAGGGCGGCGCGGTCGCGTGGGGTACCGCGCTGGGCCACCTGCTCGTGGGGGCCGTGGTGTTCGCGCTCGTGGCCGGCTTCGACCTCGGCACGCTCCCGCTGGGCGGGAGCCTCATCTGGTTCCTCTATCTGACGATCACGGTCGGGGTGTTGTACGCCGCGACGGCCCCGCCCGCCGAGCCGTACGTGACATGGCTCGAGGACCGCTGGATGGACTCGGACACGGACAAACTGCTCATCGTCCTGGGCCACGTCGTCGTCGTGTTCTTCGTGTTCGCGGTCGCGCTCGGTCTGCCGTTCAACGGGCTGATGGGCGCGCTCGCGTCGGTGTTCTTCTTCACCGCCGTCTACGCGATGATGGTGTTGGCGCTCAACCTCCATTGGGGGTACGCCGGGGTGTTCAACATCGGCGTCGCCGGATTCATGGCCGTCGGCGTGTACGTGATGGCGATCCTGTCCTCGCCGACGGAGGGCGGGGCCGCGTCCGTCCCGGGGTTGGGGCTGCCCCTCCCGATCGGAATCGCCGGCGGCGTGCTCGCGGCCGCGCTCGTCGGACTGGTCGCAGCGCTGCCGGCGCTGCGACTGCGCGCCGACTACTTCGCGATCGTCACCGTCGCGCTCTCGGAGATCATCCGCCTGACGCTCAACTCCCGGGCGCTCCAGGAGTTCTCGGTGCCGTGGGTGAGCCTCGAGGGGGGCGTGTCGCTGACGAGTCGCGTGACCGGCACCGGCGGCGCGACCGGGATAACGATGCCCGGCAACCCGCTTCGCCTCCTGTTTTACGACGGGTTCGGCGCGGGCGCGGAACCCGCGCTGCTCGGGTCGGTGCTGTTCCCGCTGTTCGAGGGGCTCCGGATCGAACTGATCCCGCCGGGGTCGTCGTGGCTCGGGATCGTTCCGCTGCCGGCGTTCACGCTGGATCTCGCTATCCAGCCGTCGGTCATCAGCAACTGGGCGTACGTGGTCGTGTTGACCGGGTTCGTCGCGCTGTTTTACGTCCTGCTGGCCCGCACGGGCAACTCCCCGTTCGGGCGCGTCCTCAAGGCGATCCGCGAGGACGAGATCGTCGCGCAGTCGCTCGGCAAGGACACCCGGCGGTTCAAGATCGTCGCGTTCATGGTCGGCTGCGGGCTGATGGGGCTGGGCGGCATCCTCTGGCAGGGGAGCCAGGGGTTCACCAACCCGGGCGCGTTCCGGCCGATCATCACCTTCTACATCTGGGTCGCGCTCATCATCGGCGGGGCCGGGTCCAACACCGGAAGCGTGCTCGGCGGCGCGCTGTTCGCCGGCGCGATCTGGGAGGGGCCCGTGTACGTCCGCCGAGTCGTCACCAACTACGTCGAGTTCGGAGACACGCCGAGCACCTTCCCGGGCGCGGTCGCGCCGTTCGTCGAGGGCGAGGTGCTCCCGTTCCTCGCGTTCCTGCTCGACAACGTCTCGGCGCTGCGATTCATCCTGGTGGGCGTCATCCTCGTGTTGCTGATGCAGACGCGCCCCGAGGGGCTGCTGGGCCACCGCAAGGAGGAGGCCGCTGCGATCTCGCTGGGGCGTCCGTCCGCCGGCGACGACGCCGCGACCGACGGGGGTGAACAATGA
- a CDS encoding GNAT family N-acetyltransferase: MTGGFEDPGERAGDEAVAVREGEMDDADAVADLWVALAEGQRIHGTTLRGEENRAAAREAAARAVVTGGLFVAHVAGDVAAGGPDSARERGVVGFLTCGIETGGYERTLRRGVVHNLYVRPAYRGDGVGSRLLARGEAALVDAGADAVALEAMADNERARRFYRRNGYEPHRVELQKRVEDAKR, from the coding sequence GTGACGGGAGGCTTCGAGGATCCGGGGGAACGCGCCGGCGACGAGGCGGTCGCCGTCCGCGAGGGAGAGATGGACGACGCGGACGCGGTCGCGGACCTCTGGGTCGCGCTCGCGGAGGGCCAGCGGATCCACGGGACGACGCTCCGCGGGGAGGAGAACCGGGCCGCCGCCCGCGAGGCCGCCGCCCGCGCGGTCGTCACGGGCGGCCTGTTCGTCGCCCACGTCGCCGGCGATGTCGCCGCCGGCGGCCCCGACTCGGCGCGAGAGCGCGGCGTCGTCGGCTTTCTCACCTGCGGGATCGAGACCGGCGGCTACGAGCGGACGCTCCGCCGGGGGGTCGTCCACAACCTCTACGTCCGACCGGCGTACCGCGGCGACGGCGTCGGTTCGCGACTGCTCGCCCGCGGGGAGGCGGCGCTGGTCGACGCCGGCGCGGACGCGGTCGCGCTGGAGGCGATGGCGGACAACGAGCGCGCGCGGCGGTTCTACCGACGAAACGGCTACGAACCCCACCGCGTCGAGTTACAGAAGCGCGTCGAGGACGCGAAGCGATAG
- a CDS encoding succinylglutamate desuccinylase/aspartoacylase family protein, whose translation MTDDDSFTYDGGRVAPGERQNLRFVVSETYLGDPVRIPVTIVNGEEPGPTAFLSAAAHGDELNGIEVVREVAHEWDLSGLRGTVICLPVLNVPGFLAQQRYLPVYDRDLNRSFPGSADSTSAKRMAARIYANFIEPCDLGIDFHTSTRGRTNMIHARADMGDPAVGRLARAYGTNVIIDSEGSSGMLRTEASADGVAAITVEMGEAHRFQRPLIDEALAGVRSVFAEYGLLDAERVRWPGWRTVITDEREKTWLRADAGGIVDMHFERGSLVHEGDAVCTITNPFKNDNSSVEAPFTGLLVGVLENPVVYPGNPLCHLVELDERTRRVVEMTQSPPSPPTRPSRRGT comes from the coding sequence ATGACCGACGACGACTCCTTCACCTACGACGGGGGACGGGTCGCCCCCGGCGAACGACAGAACCTCCGGTTCGTGGTGTCGGAGACCTACCTCGGCGACCCGGTCCGGATCCCGGTGACGATCGTCAACGGCGAGGAGCCGGGGCCGACGGCGTTCCTCTCTGCGGCCGCCCACGGCGACGAACTCAACGGCATCGAGGTGGTCCGCGAGGTCGCCCACGAGTGGGACCTCTCGGGGCTTCGCGGCACAGTGATCTGCCTGCCCGTGTTGAACGTCCCGGGCTTCCTCGCCCAGCAGCGCTACCTCCCGGTGTACGACCGCGACCTGAACCGCTCGTTCCCCGGCTCGGCCGACTCCACCAGCGCCAAGCGGATGGCCGCGCGCATCTACGCGAACTTCATCGAGCCGTGCGACCTCGGAATCGACTTCCACACGTCGACGCGGGGGCGAACCAACATGATCCACGCCCGCGCCGACATGGGCGATCCGGCCGTCGGTCGCCTCGCACGCGCCTACGGCACGAACGTCATCATCGACAGCGAGGGCTCCTCGGGCATGCTTCGTACCGAGGCGAGCGCCGACGGCGTCGCCGCGATCACAGTCGAGATGGGCGAGGCGCACCGCTTCCAGCGCCCGCTCATCGACGAGGCCTTGGCGGGCGTCCGCTCGGTGTTCGCGGAGTACGGACTCCTCGACGCCGAGCGGGTCCGGTGGCCGGGGTGGCGCACGGTCATCACCGACGAGCGCGAGAAGACCTGGCTGCGCGCCGACGCCGGCGGGATCGTCGACATGCACTTCGAACGCGGGTCGCTGGTCCACGAGGGGGACGCCGTCTGCACGATCACGAACCCGTTCAAAAACGACAACAGCTCCGTGGAGGCACCGTTCACCGGCCTGCTCGTCGGCGTGCTCGAGAACCCGGTCGTCTACCCCGGGAACCCGCTGTGTCACCTCGTCGAGTTGGACGAGCGGACGCGGCGCGTGGTCGAGATGACCCAGAGCCCGCCGAGCCCCCCGACGCGACCGTCGCGTCGGGGGACGTGA
- a CDS encoding succinate dehydrogenase/fumarate reductase iron-sulfur subunit, whose protein sequence is MSTQVPETETETEADEETGVEHEESLAPAQQERMRKKAEGRADREERARREAEERANAEEDTYHLKVFRFDPEVEGKQEPRFDDFHVPFEKGMTVLDALIHARDTFDSSLTFRHSCRQAICGSDALFINGRQRLGCKTQLSDLDQPVRVEPLPHADVEKDLVVDMEHFYEQMEAVEPYFDADELPDGELEEQRQTRENREKVKMSTRCIWCGACMSSCNVAAGDNEYLGPAAINKAYRFAMDEREGENRKQQRLNILEQEHGVWRCQTQFSCTEVCPKDIPLTEHIQELKREAVKNNLKFW, encoded by the coding sequence ATGAGCACGCAAGTTCCGGAGACCGAGACGGAGACGGAGGCCGACGAGGAGACCGGCGTCGAGCACGAGGAGTCGCTCGCGCCCGCACAGCAGGAGCGAATGCGCAAGAAGGCGGAGGGTCGCGCCGACCGCGAGGAGCGCGCCCGTCGAGAGGCCGAAGAGCGCGCGAACGCCGAGGAGGACACCTACCACCTCAAGGTGTTCCGCTTCGACCCCGAGGTCGAGGGGAAACAGGAGCCGCGCTTCGACGACTTCCACGTCCCCTTCGAGAAGGGGATGACCGTCCTCGACGCGCTCATCCACGCGCGGGACACGTTCGACTCCTCGCTCACGTTCCGACACTCCTGTCGGCAGGCGATCTGCGGGTCGGACGCGCTGTTCATCAACGGTCGCCAGCGCCTCGGCTGTAAGACGCAGCTGTCGGACCTGGACCAGCCGGTTCGCGTCGAGCCGCTTCCGCACGCGGACGTGGAGAAGGACCTCGTCGTCGACATGGAGCACTTCTACGAGCAGATGGAGGCCGTCGAGCCGTACTTCGACGCCGACGAGCTTCCGGACGGCGAACTGGAGGAGCAGCGCCAGACGCGAGAAAACCGCGAGAAGGTGAAGATGTCCACGCGCTGTATCTGGTGTGGCGCGTGCATGTCCTCGTGCAACGTCGCCGCCGGCGACAACGAGTATCTCGGCCCCGCCGCGATCAACAAGGCGTACCGGTTCGCCATGGACGAGCGCGAGGGCGAGAACCGGAAGCAACAGCGGCTGAACATCCTCGAACAGGAACACGGGGTCTGGCGGTGTCAGACCCAGTTCTCGTGCACAGAGGTGTGCCCGAAGGACATCCCGCTGACCGAGCACATTCAGGAGCTCAAGCGGGAGGCCGTCAAGAACAACCTCAAGTTCTGGTAG
- a CDS encoding branched-chain amino acid ABC transporter permease, with product MGISETYTRGRALAVDRPFALAALTVVALLFLDVIRQVATPGGLTGIRLATYLWDGLVVGLSIGVAGVGLSMTYSILNFANFGHGDYVTSGAFAGWAATWVVAGVGQFDLSTLLFIGSVSTRELGVSMLETPLAIIVGLAVAAVATIVLSLVIDRLVYRPMRDEGGITLLIASIGVALALRYSIYIVFGQRTRGLTDAQSVPEFAIAIGAGSLEIGGHEMTLVVVAAALMLGVHFLLQTTKLGKAMRAMADNEDLARVTGIPTERVVRFTWIIGGGLAGAGGFLIALERGAMNFQFGWILLLLIFAAVILGGIGSIYGAMFGGITMGLAQSLSLVWLPSEFSTVAAFAVMIVVLLVKPDGLFSGVTTA from the coding sequence ATGGGCATCAGCGAAACGTACACACGCGGGAGGGCACTCGCCGTGGACCGACCGTTCGCGCTCGCCGCGCTGACGGTCGTCGCGCTCCTGTTTCTCGACGTGATCAGACAGGTGGCGACGCCGGGCGGGCTCACGGGCATTCGCCTTGCCACGTATCTGTGGGACGGCCTCGTCGTCGGCCTGTCGATCGGAGTCGCGGGCGTGGGGCTCTCGATGACGTACAGCATTCTGAACTTCGCGAACTTCGGCCACGGCGACTACGTCACCTCCGGCGCGTTCGCCGGCTGGGCCGCCACGTGGGTGGTCGCCGGCGTCGGACAGTTCGACCTCTCGACGCTGCTTTTCATCGGGTCGGTGTCGACGCGGGAGCTCGGCGTCTCGATGCTCGAGACCCCGCTCGCGATCATCGTCGGGCTGGCCGTGGCGGCGGTCGCGACGATCGTCCTCTCGCTCGTCATCGACCGACTCGTCTATCGGCCGATGCGCGACGAGGGAGGGATCACGCTGTTGATCGCGTCGATCGGCGTCGCGCTCGCGCTCCGATACAGCATCTACATCGTCTTCGGACAGCGCACGCGCGGCCTCACCGACGCGCAGTCGGTTCCGGAGTTCGCGATCGCGATCGGGGCCGGGTCGCTGGAGATCGGCGGCCACGAGATGACGCTCGTCGTCGTCGCGGCCGCGCTGATGCTCGGCGTCCACTTCCTGCTCCAGACGACGAAGCTCGGAAAGGCGATGCGGGCGATGGCGGACAACGAGGACCTCGCGCGCGTCACCGGCATCCCGACCGAGCGGGTCGTCCGCTTCACGTGGATCATCGGCGGCGGGCTGGCCGGCGCGGGCGGCTTCCTCATCGCGCTGGAGCGCGGCGCGATGAACTTCCAGTTCGGGTGGATCCTCCTGTTGCTCATCTTCGCGGCGGTCATCCTCGGCGGCATCGGGTCGATCTACGGGGCGATGTTCGGCGGGATCACCATGGGGCTCGCACAGAGTCTCTCGCTGGTGTGGCTTCCGAGCGAGTTCTCCACGGTCGCGGCGTTCGCGGTGATGATCGTCGTGTTGCTCGTGAAGCCCGACGGGCTGTTCTCGGGGGTGACGACCGCGTGA
- a CDS encoding ABC transporter ATP-binding protein produces the protein MSADADSDTDANVDADPATGDATPTETTDGEEVDAAGAGRVAADAAHPLVVEDLHKTFGGIKAVDGASFSVAEGSLTGLIGPNGAGKSTTFNCITGVHTPTSGTVTFRGQDITGMSPHRVAQQGLVRTFQIARELPEMTVLENMMLARQGQTGERLIHSVLPGLRDRVVREEEELLERAWQQLEFFEIDHLADEYAGTLSGGQRKLLEMARALMTDPEMVLLDEPLAGVNPTLEEKLLDRIHELRERGNTFLLVEHDMDVIMNNCEHVIVMHQGQVLAEGTPEQITGNERVVEAYLGGDV, from the coding sequence ATGAGCGCCGACGCCGACTCCGATACTGACGCCAACGTCGACGCCGATCCGGCGACGGGAGACGCGACGCCGACGGAGACGACGGACGGCGAGGAGGTCGACGCCGCGGGGGCCGGGCGCGTCGCCGCCGACGCCGCCCACCCGCTGGTCGTGGAGGACCTCCACAAGACGTTCGGCGGGATCAAAGCCGTCGACGGCGCGAGTTTCTCGGTCGCCGAGGGGTCGCTGACGGGACTCATCGGCCCGAACGGCGCGGGCAAGTCGACGACGTTCAACTGCATCACGGGCGTCCACACGCCGACCTCGGGGACCGTGACGTTCCGCGGGCAGGACATCACCGGAATGTCCCCCCATCGGGTCGCCCAGCAGGGGCTCGTGCGGACGTTCCAGATCGCTCGCGAGCTGCCCGAAATGACCGTCCTCGAGAACATGATGCTCGCGCGGCAGGGACAGACCGGCGAGCGTCTGATCCACTCGGTGTTGCCGGGGCTGCGCGACCGCGTCGTTCGCGAGGAGGAGGAGCTGCTGGAGCGGGCCTGGCAGCAGCTGGAGTTCTTCGAGATCGATCACCTCGCCGACGAGTACGCGGGCACCCTCTCGGGCGGACAGCGCAAGCTGCTGGAGATGGCGCGCGCGCTGATGACCGACCCCGAGATGGTGCTGCTGGACGAACCGCTCGCCGGCGTCAATCCGACGCTCGAGGAGAAGCTGCTCGACCGGATCCACGAACTTCGCGAGCGGGGCAACACGTTCCTGCTCGTGGAACACGACATGGACGTCATCATGAACAACTGCGAACACGTCATCGTCATGCACCAGGGGCAGGTGCTCGCGGAGGGTACTCCCGAACAGATCACCGGCAACGAACGCGTCGTCGAGGCGTATCTCGGAGGCGACGTATGA
- a CDS encoding succinate dehydrogenase hydrophobic membrane anchor subunit: MAERYSSFERGGRRWLWQRITAAFLVVVLAFHFFLLHFVNHADEVTFALSSARMQDLTYYSLMVLFLITATFHGVNGVYNALVNQGLTGTKKRVVKYTLIAASLVLVVQGIRTANAWAGFPTF; encoded by the coding sequence ATGGCCGAGCGCTACTCCTCGTTCGAGCGAGGCGGTCGCCGGTGGCTGTGGCAGCGCATCACCGCCGCGTTCCTCGTGGTGGTGCTCGCGTTCCACTTCTTCCTGCTGCACTTCGTCAATCACGCCGACGAGGTGACGTTCGCGCTGTCGAGCGCGCGCATGCAGGACCTCACCTACTACTCGCTGATGGTGTTGTTCCTGATCACCGCGACGTTCCACGGCGTCAACGGCGTCTACAACGCGCTGGTCAATCAGGGCCTCACCGGCACGAAGAAGCGGGTCGTCAAGTACACGCTGATCGCGGCGAGCCTGGTGCTCGTCGTGCAGGGGATCCGCACCGCGAACGCCTGGGCGGGGTTCCCCACCTTCTGA
- the sdhC gene encoding succinate dehydrogenase, cytochrome b556 subunit, which translates to MSQSYDRGLVEDFGRWREFSAGMWAWVFHKFTGWVLVGYLFTHIAVLSTAISAAGQAQSTIASESDVYTMVIQNLESLLVVRILEVGLLAVAVFHILNGCRLLLVDLGIGLDSQDKSFYASLVLTGAIVVASVPTFLAGVFG; encoded by the coding sequence ATGAGCCAGTCGTATGACAGGGGCCTCGTCGAGGACTTCGGCCGGTGGCGGGAGTTCTCGGCCGGGATGTGGGCCTGGGTGTTCCACAAGTTCACGGGCTGGGTGCTCGTGGGCTACCTGTTCACCCACATCGCGGTGTTGAGTACCGCCATCTCCGCGGCCGGGCAGGCGCAGTCGACCATCGCCAGCGAGAGCGACGTGTACACGATGGTCATCCAGAACCTGGAGAGCCTGCTGGTCGTCAGAATCCTCGAGGTCGGTCTGCTTGCCGTGGCCGTCTTCCACATCCTGAACGGCTGTCGGCTGCTGCTGGTCGACCTGGGAATCGGCCTCGACAGTCAGGACAAGAGCTTCTACGCGTCGCTCGTGTTGACGGGGGCCATCGTCGTCGCGTCGGTGCCGACGTTCCTCGCGGGGGTGTTCGGCTGA
- a CDS encoding ABC transporter ATP-binding protein produces the protein MPEESLLQVRDLDAGYGDLQILTDVDLDVDDGEYVTIVGPNGAGKSTVMKSVFGLTTYMGGSVEFAGSAIHGRNPEEIIHEGIGYVPQNDNIFESLSVRENLEMGAYILDEVPEEQIEVIYDRFPILRERSDQRAGSMSGGQRQMLAMGRALMLDPDLLLLDEPSAGLAPDLVAEMFDRIDRINDDGTAVLMVEQNAKEALGRCDRGYVLVNGENAYVDSGEALLNDEQVRKDFLGG, from the coding sequence CTGCCCGAGGAGAGCCTCCTGCAGGTGCGCGACCTCGACGCGGGCTACGGCGACCTCCAGATCCTGACGGACGTGGACCTGGACGTGGACGACGGCGAGTACGTCACCATCGTCGGCCCGAACGGCGCGGGGAAGTCGACCGTGATGAAGTCCGTGTTCGGGCTGACGACCTACATGGGCGGCTCCGTCGAGTTCGCCGGCTCGGCGATCCACGGACGCAACCCCGAGGAGATCATCCACGAGGGAATCGGCTACGTCCCGCAGAACGACAACATCTTCGAGAGCCTCTCCGTGCGCGAGAACTTGGAGATGGGCGCGTACATCCTCGACGAGGTGCCCGAGGAGCAGATCGAGGTGATCTACGACCGCTTCCCGATCCTCCGGGAGCGCTCGGACCAGCGCGCCGGGTCGATGTCGGGCGGCCAACGACAGATGCTCGCGATGGGGCGGGCGCTCATGCTCGATCCGGATCTCCTCTTGCTCGACGAGCCCAGCGCCGGCCTCGCGCCGGACCTCGTCGCCGAGATGTTCGACCGTATCGACCGCATCAACGACGACGGGACGGCGGTGCTCATGGTCGAGCAGAACGCCAAGGAGGCGCTGGGCCGCTGCGACCGCGGCTACGTCCTCGTCAACGGCGAGAACGCCTACGTCGACTCCGGCGAGGCGCTGTTGAACGACGAACAGGTCCGCAAGGACTTCCTCGGCGGCTGA
- a CDS encoding TrmB family transcriptional regulator, with protein sequence MTTTHADAVETEPETPMTRLPDGVSSPRAKLVYLYLATHGAVCEENLCDGLSMKRISLYSILRTLREAGHVEKAEGRYALA encoded by the coding sequence ATGACCACGACGCACGCGGACGCAGTCGAGACGGAACCGGAGACGCCGATGACGCGGTTGCCCGACGGGGTTTCCTCCCCGCGGGCGAAGCTAGTCTACCTGTATCTCGCGACCCACGGCGCTGTGTGTGAGGAGAACCTCTGTGACGGGCTGTCGATGAAGCGGATCTCGCTGTACTCCATTCTGCGGACGCTGCGTGAGGCCGGGCACGTCGAGAAGGCCGAGGGTCGGTACGCCCTGGCGTGA